A section of the Mesobacillus jeotgali genome encodes:
- a CDS encoding LTA synthase family protein, translating to MNVIKKIPKTHMGLFFLAVVLLWVKTYLVQHLEFKLGLDNNLQQFLLFLNPLGSVLLFLGFSLLSTKRKFLWLIVIDFILSFLLFANVVYYRFFSDFITIPTISQTQNFGDVSTSVSSLLKPYDFLFFLDTLIVLAVGLLWKKERTSGMVNRKSVATVFIAAILIMSVNLGLAEKDRPQLLTRTFDRNYIVKYLGMYNYTIYDAVQSVNGSMKRAMASTDDLTEILNYQRTNYAKPNPEYFGAAKGMNVVYFHLESMQNFLIDYKLHGEEVTPFLNSLTRDSNTLYFDNFFHQTAQGKTSDAEFMLENSLYGLPQGSAFSTKGMNTYQAAPAILGQNGYTSAVFHGNNGSFWNRDEIYKSFGYDNFFDSSYYTMNEEDLAEYGLMDKPFLKQSQPMLESLPQPFYTKFITVSNHFPYKMDQEKTTIEPHTTGDASVDSYFQTARYADEALKEFFDYLKASGLYDNTVVIMYGDHYGISDNHNKAMETVLGKEITPFESAGLQRVPLLMHVPGIKGGTMHEYGGQIDLLPTLMHLLGIDSKPYLQLGTDLLSEDHDELVPFRDGDFMSPKVSFIDGKYYDSATGTVIEETEEAKQQREMTETILNYSDKVVEGDLLRFYTPKDFVPVDRSQYDYKEKIDQNSNKTE from the coding sequence ATGAACGTGATTAAAAAAATCCCAAAAACCCACATGGGCCTATTCTTTTTAGCTGTTGTTTTATTATGGGTGAAAACATATTTAGTACAACATTTAGAATTCAAACTAGGCTTGGATAATAACTTGCAGCAATTTCTATTATTTCTGAATCCGTTAGGTTCAGTCTTACTATTCTTAGGTTTTTCTTTATTATCCACGAAAAGAAAATTTTTATGGCTTATTGTTATTGACTTTATTTTGAGCTTCTTACTATTTGCAAATGTGGTGTATTACCGATTCTTTAGCGATTTCATCACCATACCAACCATTTCCCAGACACAAAACTTTGGGGATGTAAGCACAAGTGTGTCATCTTTGCTGAAACCTTATGACTTTTTATTTTTCCTGGACACGCTTATTGTATTGGCCGTAGGATTACTGTGGAAAAAAGAGCGTACGAGCGGAATGGTTAATCGCAAAAGCGTTGCGACTGTGTTCATAGCCGCCATTCTAATCATGTCAGTGAACCTTGGGCTGGCAGAAAAAGACCGCCCGCAATTATTAACGAGGACATTCGATCGCAACTATATTGTCAAATATTTGGGGATGTATAACTATACCATTTATGATGCTGTACAGAGTGTCAATGGCTCCATGAAACGGGCAATGGCAAGTACAGATGATTTAACTGAAATCCTTAATTACCAGAGAACAAATTACGCAAAACCGAATCCGGAATACTTCGGTGCTGCGAAAGGGATGAATGTAGTTTACTTCCACCTTGAATCGATGCAAAATTTCTTGATTGATTACAAACTTCACGGTGAAGAAGTAACACCATTCCTGAACTCGTTAACGAGAGATTCAAACACCCTGTATTTTGATAATTTTTTCCATCAAACAGCCCAGGGGAAGACATCTGATGCTGAATTTATGCTCGAGAACTCCCTATATGGTCTGCCGCAAGGGTCTGCTTTCTCTACAAAAGGAATGAATACGTATCAAGCTGCACCAGCTATCTTAGGCCAAAACGGATACACTTCCGCTGTTTTCCACGGGAACAATGGATCGTTCTGGAACCGTGATGAAATTTATAAATCATTTGGCTATGACAACTTCTTCGATTCAAGCTACTACACAATGAATGAAGAGGACCTTGCAGAGTATGGGTTAATGGATAAGCCGTTCCTTAAGCAATCTCAGCCTATGCTTGAATCATTGCCACAGCCATTTTATACAAAGTTCATAACAGTATCCAACCATTTTCCTTATAAAATGGATCAGGAAAAAACAACGATTGAACCACATACTACTGGAGATGCATCCGTTGATTCATATTTCCAGACAGCTCGATATGCTGATGAAGCATTAAAAGAGTTCTTTGACTACCTAAAGGCATCCGGTTTATATGATAACACTGTAGTCATCATGTATGGTGATCATTATGGCATTTCCGATAATCACAACAAGGCGATGGAGACAGTATTAGGCAAAGAAATTACTCCATTTGAAAGTGCTGGCCTTCAGAGAGTACCATTATTGATGCATGTGCCCGGCATCAAGGGAGGAACAATGCATGAATACGGCGGACAAATTGACTTGCTTCCAACTCTCATGCATTTACTAGGAATTGATTCAAAGCCATATCTCCAATTGGGTACAGACTTGTTATCAGAAGATCACGATGAACTAGTGCCATTCCGAGATGGTGATTTCATGAGTCCTAAAGTCTCATTCATTGACGGCAAGTATTATGACTCAGCTACCGGCACTGTAATAGAAGAAACGGAAGAAGCAAAACAGCAGAGGGAAATGACGGAGACCATATTGAATTACTCTGATAAGGTGGTAGAAGGTGACCTTTTACGTTTCTACACTCCTAAGGATTTTGTTCCTGTTGATCGTTCACAGTATGATTATAAAGAGAAGATCGATCAGAACAGCAATAAAACTGAATAG
- a CDS encoding DEAD/DEAH box helicase family protein, with translation MIADELVEIREVTDFSDSNEDAINLLFTTIQQLHIDLNTPRENRLSYEQFEDISVVMLADEAHHLNAGLNADEKKDNTSWTATVDNIQRNAKKSSLFEFTATIDLLDADIAAKYREHLLYKYNLKDFRLDGYSKDVLFHLVNNEVDVRMLQAIIISQFRKKIALKNGINLKPLILFKSQKKTESAGNLSYFLEILDGLTAYQIEQQKLSSTGLDGILTQAFNFFDENGITHENLIAELKEDFREERLMLIDSDNKTSDKLVELNTLEDPKNEIRAIFAVDMLNEGWDVLNLFDIVRLYDTRDGKTTKAGFKPGATTNAEKQLIGRGARYYPFVINNDLAMKYNAEI, from the coding sequence ATGATTGCTGATGAGTTGGTAGAAATCCGGGAAGTTACAGATTTTTCTGATTCAAACGAGGATGCAATCAACCTCTTATTTACAACTATCCAGCAACTGCATATCGACTTGAATACACCTCGTGAAAATCGCCTCTCTTATGAACAATTCGAGGACATTTCCGTTGTAATGCTCGCCGACGAAGCACATCACTTAAATGCCGGACTCAATGCGGATGAGAAAAAGGATAATACCAGTTGGACTGCGACAGTTGATAACATTCAAAGAAATGCAAAAAAATCTTCTCTTTTCGAGTTCACTGCAACGATAGATTTGTTAGATGCTGACATTGCAGCGAAGTACAGAGAACACCTACTGTATAAATATAATCTTAAAGATTTTCGATTAGATGGTTATAGTAAAGATGTTTTGTTCCACCTGGTAAATAATGAAGTTGATGTCCGTATGCTTCAAGCAATAATCATCAGTCAGTTCAGAAAGAAAATCGCATTAAAAAATGGGATTAACTTAAAACCACTAATTCTATTTAAGTCACAAAAGAAGACAGAGAGCGCAGGGAATCTATCTTATTTTCTTGAAATTTTGGATGGTCTAACGGCTTATCAAATTGAACAACAAAAACTATCCTCAACTGGCCTTGATGGTATTTTGACACAGGCGTTTAACTTTTTTGATGAAAATGGCATTACTCATGAGAACCTAATTGCCGAATTAAAAGAAGACTTCCGCGAAGAACGATTAATGCTTATCGATAGTGATAATAAGACGAGTGATAAGTTGGTTGAATTAAATACTCTGGAAGATCCCAAAAATGAGATTCGGGCTATCTTTGCCGTTGATATGCTGAACGAAGGATGGGATGTACTAAATCTATTTGATATCGTTCGCCTCTACGATACTCGTGATGGGAAGACGACGAAAGCTGGATTTAAGCCAGGGGCGACAACTAATGCAGAGAAGCAACTTATTGGTCGTGGAGCTCGTTACTATCCATTTGTCATCAATAATGATTTAGCTATGAAATACAATGCGGAAATTTGA
- a CDS encoding DNA adenine methylase, whose product MDRIITPFLKWPGGKRWFIQKHKSLLPKEFNRYFEPFLGSGVVFFYLNPDVAVLNDLNKNLIDTYKGIKSKWSKVYQLLNEHNEAHCKEYYYYIRSTTFTTLEEKSAQLIYLNRTCFNGIYRVNKQGQFNVPIGSKTQVLLDTDNFQATAKALRSTKLLNKDFEKIINMTKENDFLFVDPPYTVRHNNNGFIKYNEVLFSWDDQVRLAKSLSNAKERGVKIILTNASHESIRDLYEPYGFDFIETSRYSSISASSSKRSNYEELIIMANL is encoded by the coding sequence ATGGATAGAATTATAACCCCATTTTTAAAGTGGCCTGGTGGAAAAAGATGGTTTATACAGAAACACAAAAGTTTGTTACCTAAAGAGTTTAATAGATATTTTGAACCTTTTTTAGGAAGTGGAGTTGTATTTTTTTATCTTAATCCTGATGTGGCAGTTCTAAATGATTTAAATAAAAATTTGATCGATACATATAAAGGTATTAAGAGTAAGTGGAGTAAAGTTTATCAATTATTAAATGAACATAACGAAGCTCATTGTAAAGAATATTATTATTATATTCGTTCGACAACTTTTACCACTTTAGAAGAAAAAAGTGCTCAACTGATTTACCTAAATAGAACATGTTTTAACGGGATTTATCGAGTTAATAAACAAGGGCAATTTAATGTACCGATTGGTTCTAAAACGCAAGTTTTACTAGATACTGATAACTTTCAGGCAACTGCAAAAGCATTAAGAAGTACGAAACTATTAAATAAGGATTTTGAAAAAATTATTAATATGACTAAAGAGAATGATTTTCTATTTGTGGACCCGCCATATACAGTTCGACATAATAACAATGGATTCATAAAATACAACGAAGTACTTTTCTCCTGGGATGATCAAGTGCGTCTAGCCAAAAGTTTATCAAATGCAAAAGAACGTGGTGTAAAAATAATATTAACAAATGCTTCTCATGAATCGATAAGAGATTTATACGAGCCATATGGTTTTGATTTTATTGAAACCTCACGATATAGCTCTATCTCAGCATCTTCAAGTAAACGCAGTAATTACGAGGAATTAATAATTATGGCAAATCTATAA
- a CDS encoding ATP-binding protein, whose protein sequence is MNQIEDLIQTSTLSDNPLRVLSDFLDKQKSLEDARIVDQMRFVGYVLELNYDTAKIITSDPYKVAVGGIPRGSFLILVPNDFRGVPYHFTLLRVGGVSPTPLSNHVQQTYFELHKKSMPELDVWTQSELQWGALDCDVLGMFYQNPVESNRVAYSGDVNNVVSAHRYLVYSPNQEILNLIINGLVKQKNSYDLGYLRTTECQLTSSQVQPTEVKISVEDFKGTRTAMFGKTRLGKSNVVKLIAQSVIKASKKDKTVGQIIFDTNGEYANDNPQDGNKSLRSAYKDDCVVYALTKRPGTESKDLRLNFYEQPDTCKNVISTLLEQDNQNAIYVKSFASVELPAIEAIKSADDKEKTRMIRKIQFYWAILKKAGYSCSESNLSKLGLRTKNAGDFNPGLNQDVRRKIYNIKKNDELPAQPSTIDELVTEITALTKYINENTASELKSSSSKKDLFDADDLALLGFFSPKSGSGVSILRNYLKYHSKDASNFTTEILAYIDEGKTVILDLGNATDNIRRYFSDLVSKAVFGHQEQKFVTNELGNHFVQLYFEEAHNLFPPNTNDHTGIYSRFAKEGAKFHIGMVYSTQSPSTISSELLAQTENFFVGHLSSSNETRALSKVQVAFSGIEDDIQKAKTPGYMRMLTMSHRFVIPVQANKFEVVVGEE, encoded by the coding sequence ATGAATCAGATTGAAGATTTAATTCAAACGTCAACTTTAAGCGATAATCCTCTTAGAGTGTTATCGGATTTTTTAGACAAACAAAAAAGTCTTGAAGATGCAAGAATAGTAGATCAAATGAGGTTTGTTGGATATGTTCTGGAGTTAAATTACGATACGGCTAAGATAATTACTTCAGATCCATATAAAGTAGCAGTTGGAGGTATTCCTCGGGGATCATTCCTAATTTTAGTACCAAATGATTTTAGGGGTGTACCATATCACTTTACTCTTTTAAGAGTGGGTGGTGTTTCACCAACTCCACTAAGTAATCATGTACAGCAAACATATTTTGAATTGCATAAGAAATCTATGCCAGAGTTAGACGTATGGACTCAAAGTGAGCTACAATGGGGAGCGTTGGACTGTGATGTGCTCGGAATGTTTTATCAAAATCCTGTTGAATCAAACAGAGTTGCATATTCAGGAGATGTAAATAATGTTGTTAGCGCTCATCGTTACTTAGTTTATTCTCCAAATCAAGAAATCTTAAATTTAATAATTAATGGGCTTGTTAAACAAAAAAACAGTTATGATTTGGGCTATCTTCGGACAACAGAATGTCAACTAACATCGAGTCAGGTCCAGCCAACAGAAGTAAAGATTTCTGTTGAGGACTTCAAAGGTACAAGGACTGCTATGTTCGGTAAGACAAGATTAGGTAAGTCAAATGTTGTGAAACTTATAGCTCAATCTGTTATTAAGGCATCAAAAAAAGATAAAACCGTAGGTCAAATTATCTTTGATACAAATGGTGAATATGCGAATGATAATCCTCAAGATGGGAATAAATCACTTAGGTCAGCGTATAAGGATGATTGTGTTGTTTATGCCTTAACCAAGAGACCAGGAACAGAGTCAAAGGATTTGCGCTTGAATTTCTATGAGCAACCAGATACATGTAAAAATGTAATATCAACTCTTTTAGAACAGGATAACCAGAATGCTATATATGTAAAAAGTTTTGCTAGTGTTGAATTACCAGCTATAGAAGCAATAAAGAGTGCCGATGATAAAGAAAAAACCAGAATGATAAGAAAGATACAGTTTTATTGGGCTATATTAAAAAAGGCAGGATATTCTTGTAGTGAATCAAATCTAAGTAAACTGGGATTAAGAACCAAGAACGCCGGAGACTTTAATCCCGGACTTAATCAAGATGTTAGAAGGAAAATATACAATATAAAGAAGAATGATGAATTACCAGCTCAGCCTAGCACAATAGATGAATTGGTTACTGAGATAACAGCATTAACAAAGTATATAAATGAAAATACTGCTAGTGAATTAAAGTCATCATCTTCTAAGAAGGATTTATTTGATGCTGATGATCTTGCATTACTTGGCTTCTTTTCTCCAAAATCAGGAAGCGGTGTTAGTATTCTTCGGAATTATTTAAAATATCATTCTAAAGATGCAAGTAATTTTACTACAGAGATATTGGCATATATTGATGAAGGAAAAACAGTCATTTTAGATTTAGGTAATGCTACTGATAATATAAGAAGGTACTTTTCTGATTTAGTTTCAAAAGCAGTATTTGGACACCAAGAGCAAAAATTTGTTACAAATGAATTAGGAAACCATTTTGTTCAGCTCTATTTTGAAGAGGCACACAACTTATTCCCTCCAAATACAAATGACCATACGGGTATTTACTCTAGGTTTGCCAAAGAGGGTGCTAAATTCCATATAGGGATGGTATATTCGACACAGTCTCCTTCTACAATTAGCAGTGAACTACTTGCGCAAACTGAAAACTTCTTTGTTGGTCATCTTTCTTCTTCAAATGAGACAAGGGCTCTATCAAAAGTACAAGTTGCATTTAGTGGAATTGAAGATGATATTCAAAAAGCAAAAACCCCGGGTTATATGAGAATGTTAACTATGTCTCATAGATTTGTTATACCTGTTCAAGCAAATAAGTTTGAAGTAGTTGTTGGTGAAGAATAA
- a CDS encoding MrcB family domain-containing protein produces the protein MNKHVFLNIAKRVNKIKTLGTNKYNLITNVNNQEIYLETEASRAKFKSGEKANPFENISFKFINRAWEEFIIARQANSHDFQKARGHSSFIIAFFSQLPFVEVVNRDNKIGIKLKEFHTDDIPSEQYQKVKLFLDEVLEAKYDPKNLSGQIDGNLYRVKSRGRQDSRLLGFIDEYNNINNSQFNLYKKADNKDEYMKSILINVSYFKMALMILDLLSNISKKEKKAALEEIGMLIVRNSRGDNLMVESVAKERTHNLLKWLESTNLIDYNWTPYEKYFDVFNKKENSMESNLRESLLKMMNEYLQAKREPFGGHPLGTFIRNDVPVEFTRLPFVPPTDYVVTGSVGQGVWAHVPWIAIMNRSVTVSTQRGYYIVYLFSEDMSSVYLTLAQGVTETSREAIQIIKEEIRRSVPLSSKVRKDDDFYLGNSPRAKAYAQSTALYIPYDNENMPDESELLADLEEMINIYENFISIKNGSVHFRYEGDIMSENPHDVTREKFEYLSYNDLVTYIYSFIKGKGFYYEKEEVINLFLSLKTKPFVIISGISGTGKTKIVQWFAESVGATEKNGQFSLIPIRPDWNDGSDLLGYVDIKGEFKEGPLTKVIKNAHLNPDLPYFVLLDEMNLARVEYYFSDILSVMESRKWENGEVVSSTLLSSDVYGEDLTLPNNLYIIGTVNMDETTHPFSKKVLDRANTIEFNRVNLGNLAFLTELEEVEPKVIGHDRFASKYLHLKDVYKENKELVTRATDELVKINESLQLINAHVGYRVRDEICFYLAYNEESNLMKFENAFDHCIMQKILPRIAGSDTRVEQLLRELYSLFANKDYEEDGQNDIQNAKYPRSAAKVAEMLGRLRNDGFTSFWIS, from the coding sequence ATGAATAAACACGTATTTTTAAATATAGCGAAAAGAGTAAATAAAATTAAAACACTAGGAACGAATAAATACAATTTGATAACTAATGTAAATAATCAAGAGATTTATTTAGAAACCGAAGCTAGTAGGGCTAAGTTTAAATCGGGAGAAAAAGCGAATCCATTTGAGAATATTTCTTTCAAATTCATTAATAGAGCTTGGGAAGAATTTATTATTGCTAGGCAAGCGAATTCTCATGATTTTCAGAAGGCAAGAGGACATTCGTCTTTTATAATTGCTTTTTTCTCTCAGTTACCTTTTGTCGAAGTAGTTAATCGTGACAATAAAATTGGAATAAAATTAAAAGAATTCCATACCGATGATATACCGAGTGAGCAGTACCAGAAAGTAAAGTTATTCTTAGACGAAGTATTAGAAGCAAAATATGACCCTAAGAACTTAAGTGGACAGATAGATGGTAATTTATATAGAGTAAAATCGAGAGGAAGACAAGATTCAAGGTTATTGGGTTTTATTGATGAGTACAATAATATTAATAACAGTCAATTTAACTTATACAAAAAAGCTGATAATAAAGATGAATACATGAAAAGCATTTTAATTAATGTAAGTTACTTTAAAATGGCTTTAATGATTTTAGATCTTCTAAGCAACATTTCAAAAAAAGAAAAGAAGGCCGCCCTCGAAGAGATAGGGATGTTAATTGTCAGGAACTCCCGAGGAGATAATTTAATGGTTGAATCAGTTGCTAAGGAAAGAACTCATAATCTTCTTAAGTGGCTGGAAAGCACAAATTTAATAGATTATAATTGGACTCCATATGAAAAGTACTTTGACGTTTTTAACAAGAAGGAGAACAGCATGGAAAGTAATTTAAGAGAAAGCTTATTAAAAATGATGAACGAGTACTTGCAAGCAAAAAGAGAGCCTTTTGGAGGTCATCCACTCGGAACGTTTATAAGAAATGACGTACCGGTGGAGTTTACTCGATTACCTTTTGTACCTCCAACTGACTATGTTGTTACTGGCTCTGTAGGTCAGGGTGTATGGGCTCATGTGCCTTGGATTGCCATAATGAATAGGTCTGTCACAGTGTCAACACAAAGAGGATACTATATTGTTTACCTCTTCAGTGAGGATATGAGTAGTGTATATCTAACTCTTGCTCAAGGTGTTACTGAAACTTCTCGAGAAGCAATACAAATAATTAAAGAAGAAATACGTAGATCTGTTCCTCTTTCCAGCAAAGTAAGGAAGGATGATGACTTTTATCTAGGGAATAGTCCAAGGGCAAAAGCTTACGCACAATCTACTGCACTTTATATACCCTATGATAATGAAAACATGCCGGATGAGAGTGAACTACTGGCAGACCTAGAAGAAATGATTAATATTTACGAGAATTTTATTTCTATTAAGAATGGCAGTGTGCATTTTAGGTATGAAGGAGATATTATGAGTGAAAATCCACATGATGTAACTAGAGAAAAATTCGAATATCTCTCTTACAATGATTTAGTTACTTATATTTATTCTTTTATTAAGGGTAAAGGTTTTTATTACGAAAAGGAAGAAGTAATCAATCTCTTCTTATCCCTAAAAACAAAACCTTTCGTCATCATCTCAGGTATTTCCGGAACAGGTAAAACAAAGATCGTCCAATGGTTTGCTGAAAGTGTAGGAGCAACAGAAAAGAATGGGCAATTTAGTTTAATCCCGATCCGTCCAGATTGGAATGATGGTTCTGACTTACTGGGATATGTTGATATTAAAGGTGAGTTTAAAGAAGGACCTTTAACGAAGGTAATTAAGAACGCTCACCTGAATCCTGATCTGCCTTATTTTGTGCTTCTGGATGAGATGAATCTGGCGCGTGTTGAGTATTATTTTAGTGATATTTTAAGTGTGATGGAGAGCCGTAAGTGGGAGAATGGTGAGGTTGTTTCTTCAACTCTTCTCTCTAGTGATGTGTATGGGGAGGACCTTACTCTTCCAAACAATCTTTATATAATCGGAACGGTTAATATGGATGAAACGACGCACCCATTCAGCAAAAAGGTATTGGATCGGGCAAATACGATTGAGTTTAATCGTGTTAATCTTGGTAACCTGGCTTTTTTAACTGAGCTTGAAGAAGTGGAGCCGAAAGTCATCGGTCATGATCGTTTTGCTTCTAAGTATCTTCATTTAAAGGACGTATATAAAGAAAATAAAGAATTAGTGACCAGGGCTACGGATGAGCTGGTTAAAATCAATGAATCACTCCAGTTGATTAATGCGCATGTTGGTTACCGTGTTCGGGATGAGATCTGTTTTTATCTGGCTTACAATGAAGAATCAAATTTAATGAAGTTTGAAAATGCATTTGACCACTGCATCATGCAGAAGATACTTCCGCGAATTGCCGGCAGCGACACCAGAGTGGAGCAATTGCTGAGGGAACTTTATAGTCTGTTTGCGAATAAAGACTATGAAGAAGATGGTCAAAATGACATTCAAAATGCCAAGTATCCGCGAAGCGCAGCAAAGGTTGCTGAAATGCTTGGGAGGTTAAGAAACGATGGCTTTACTTCCTTCTGGATCTCGTGA
- a CDS encoding restriction endonuclease-like protein → MALLPSGSRDDVELVKIETEDLSLVIKGKPYHERYEGLRQYKAMDRHDVMYFNAVSDSIQNEKIYDISVQELVNPTIQRPIFFENGIYQLIVVPKDDREFTFYHEYPLIRQAVSPVPIGSQSILMGNLQFQNEVGFTTFEIRADGKTLLEVTLEIFPVKLDYKNDYQKLLEEVNDEIYNLAFHFIRKTYLGARLKLEGNPSKAEFYRLISEHFHQFLQAVARIEFQPHHKLEKTYEKARGDQLRKQDSVSRNFLRKRANVFVDVSKGIDIHGRKVMPTEGLKIKKELTYDTLENRYVKWMIVRIRQKLDDLLDSIVSKNRWTREKPDYDLVEKIESMSKQLKTKLSSPFWKPIGKLDRSVMSLVLQMAPGYRDAFQIYLTVSKGLMLQGKLYQMSVKDVATLYEYWTFLKLGQILGCKYKLISQDIVQVNREGLFVNLEANKTARRIFRHPVTNEEIILAYQKRESSLPTVSQIPDTMLSIEKKGKGYKYHYIFDAKYRIDYAQEDSYYQKRYKIPGPMEDDINTMHRYRDSIVATSGGPFERTAFGAYVLFPWFDETLYEEHHFYKSIDKVNIGGLPFLPNATNMVERFVERLIDKSPEEIQKEGILPRGAHEEWKSSMDQMVMVGLVSDQESYDQFIKEAYYQIPVKQLRKGWQEAEFIALYVKNSLNSDNGVRLYAKIKDVMPYYDGTEEYMRFRIAAWSRLKQNIRPVYYGISNYVMTTLNNLKEAQELPELFMKSNEERSIWRMLRRVSDHIRIDLDHENLDRASRISEYKIKDIKVIMDKQDREIRFIKNYTEEAVSIEQLEKNPSGVFKKLIEMLQE, encoded by the coding sequence ATGGCTTTACTTCCTTCTGGATCTCGTGATGATGTTGAATTAGTAAAAATTGAGACCGAGGATCTTTCATTAGTGATAAAGGGAAAACCTTATCATGAACGGTATGAAGGATTACGGCAATATAAGGCTATGGACCGTCATGATGTAATGTACTTTAATGCTGTTAGTGATTCCATCCAGAATGAAAAGATTTATGATATCTCCGTTCAAGAGTTGGTAAACCCAACAATCCAAAGGCCGATCTTCTTTGAAAATGGGATCTATCAGCTTATTGTCGTTCCGAAAGATGATCGGGAGTTCACTTTTTATCACGAATATCCTCTTATCAGACAAGCTGTTTCTCCTGTTCCTATTGGCAGTCAATCTATTTTAATGGGGAATCTGCAGTTTCAAAACGAGGTTGGTTTTACAACGTTTGAGATAAGAGCCGATGGTAAAACACTCCTTGAAGTCACACTGGAAATTTTCCCTGTTAAACTTGATTATAAAAACGATTATCAAAAGTTATTAGAAGAAGTAAACGATGAAATTTATAACCTGGCTTTTCACTTTATCCGAAAAACATATTTGGGTGCCAGGCTAAAGCTAGAGGGAAATCCGTCGAAAGCGGAATTTTACCGGCTGATCAGTGAGCATTTTCATCAATTTCTTCAGGCAGTTGCGAGAATTGAATTTCAACCTCATCATAAATTGGAGAAGACTTATGAAAAAGCACGCGGGGACCAGCTGAGGAAGCAAGACTCTGTAAGCAGGAATTTTTTAAGGAAGCGTGCAAACGTCTTTGTGGATGTATCAAAAGGGATTGACATTCATGGCAGGAAAGTGATGCCAACAGAAGGGTTAAAAATCAAAAAAGAGCTTACATATGATACTTTGGAGAACCGCTATGTTAAGTGGATGATCGTGCGGATTAGACAAAAGCTGGATGATTTATTGGACTCTATTGTGAGCAAAAACAGATGGACCAGAGAGAAGCCAGATTATGACTTAGTTGAGAAAATTGAATCGATGTCGAAACAGTTAAAGACAAAGCTGAGCAGTCCTTTTTGGAAGCCTATTGGCAAGCTGGACCGATCAGTTATGAGTCTGGTTCTGCAAATGGCGCCTGGTTATCGGGATGCTTTTCAAATCTATTTAACCGTATCCAAAGGATTGATGCTGCAGGGGAAGCTTTACCAAATGTCGGTGAAGGATGTTGCGACTCTCTATGAATATTGGACTTTCTTGAAGCTAGGGCAAATTCTTGGCTGTAAGTATAAGCTTATTAGCCAGGATATTGTACAGGTTAACAGGGAAGGTTTGTTTGTAAATCTGGAAGCAAATAAAACGGCCAGAAGGATATTCAGGCATCCTGTTACGAATGAAGAAATCATTTTAGCGTATCAAAAACGGGAAAGCAGCTTGCCGACTGTTTCGCAAATACCTGATACAATGCTGAGCATTGAGAAAAAAGGTAAGGGATACAAATACCATTATATTTTTGATGCCAAGTATCGGATCGATTATGCCCAGGAAGACAGCTATTACCAGAAACGATATAAGATACCCGGTCCAATGGAGGATGACATTAATACAATGCATCGATATCGGGATTCAATTGTTGCAACAAGTGGGGGACCATTTGAAAGAACCGCTTTTGGAGCTTATGTGTTATTCCCATGGTTTGACGAAACTCTCTATGAAGAGCACCATTTTTACAAGAGTATTGATAAAGTGAATATAGGCGGGCTGCCTTTTCTTCCGAATGCCACGAATATGGTTGAACGGTTCGTAGAAAGATTGATCGATAAGAGCCCGGAGGAGATACAAAAAGAAGGGATCCTGCCAAGAGGGGCACATGAAGAATGGAAGTCGAGCATGGATCAAATGGTAATGGTTGGACTTGTTTCCGATCAAGAGAGTTATGATCAATTCATCAAGGAAGCCTATTATCAAATTCCTGTGAAACAATTAAGAAAAGGCTGGCAGGAAGCTGAGTTTATAGCTTTGTATGTTAAAAACAGCTTGAATAGTGATAATGGAGTGCGGCTTTACGCAAAGATTAAAGATGTCATGCCTTATTATGATGGTACTGAAGAATACATGCGTTTTCGCATAGCTGCCTGGTCCAGATTGAAGCAGAATATTAGACCTGTATATTATGGCATTTCCAACTATGTGATGACGACTTTAAATAACCTAAAAGAAGCTCAGGAACTTCCTGAATTATTTATGAAATCCAATGAAGAGAGGTCCATATGGCGAATGCTTAGGAGGGTCTCGGATCACATTAGGATTGACCTGGACCACGAGAATCTTGATAGGGCTTCTAGAATTTCGGAATATAAGATTAAAGATATCAAAGTGATCATGGATAAGCAGGATAGAGAAATCCGATTTATTAAAAATTACACAGAAGAAGCGGTTTCGATTGAACAATTAGAGAAAAATCCTTCAGGGGTTTTTAAGAAATTGATAGAAATGCTTCAAGAATAG